The window TTCAGGACCCTATTGTAAATTCAACCGATGACTGTGTGGGCTCCTCATCCAACCTAGAATGGTTTTTACAGTACCCATTCTACCGGAACCCGCTTTATACTGTAAAAATGTTTTAGGGTATACCTTAAACCCCTATCACGGTacatgattttatagtatcagctaGAGTTGCTTTAACACCCCGTTTGGGTATATGTATTGAAGCCCCCAATTCGGAATTTGTATGCAACACTAGCACATTCACGAACCAAATCAGACCCCCCCACCCCCTCTCTTGTATTCCTCTGAAATCACCCTCAATCCTCAACTCATGCAAAACATTCAGCTTCAGTCAAGAAAAGAGAAGTTAGCGACAGGTGAATAAGAGGCGGCGGCCACAAGAGGGAGGAGGACTGTTCATGTGCTTCGAGCGCCGTTAACGCCGATGGTGATTGTCAGGTGTCGTGTGGGCTGAAGCGCGTCGGCAACGAGGGGATGGTTCAGCAACTTCACGGCGGTGATGTGCGCACGGCCTAGCGTGTCGATGATGGTAGGCGCATGGGCAGTAGCCCGGCTGGGCGACTAGATCCTTAGCATGGGTGCGCGAACACATGGGTTCCAATACTAGTTGCGGGCTTCTTCCACACCTGAACGAAATCAAACAGTACAAATCAAAACACCCGAGGCACATTGAGTCAATCATAATCCATGTAACCATGCAATTTCATAGTTTGTCATCCAAACAATATTCGGTATTGAAAACTCACTTGGATTCCACGATCCAACTCAGTGAACAATCAAACAAGGAATTTGTATTATTTCCATTCAGTTTTCTTGTTGAATTTGTATTCCGGCCAATTCAATACGGGGCCCTCCAATACAGACATCCAAATGAAGAAATCACTATAAATATATGACACTCCTTTGTTTCTTCCTTTATttttctcttctttgttttttcaccatatatttttcttggaatgTTTAGTGTTTTGTCTTTTTATGTCCTTTCTAAATATTGCAAACAATTCACATCTTTCTTTCATGTTCCTATTGTGTAGTCTTTTTACAAAAAATGTTATATATTAAGTTGGACAAATCCTTACATAAACATTCTTGCGGAAATTTAAAAAATTACATCGCAATCTTTTTCCTCCGGCATCCTCCGACACACTCTGTGAGCAAAGCTTACTGTTGTCTTTGTACCTCCATTTCAGCAGAACAAACTTGTTTATATCCAAGAGCTTATAGAAGCAATGTGCAAAAAGTCCTCGATGTAGACAAGAATACGCCGGCGGCCACGATCTACGCAACAAATCACCGCTCCAGAGAAAAAAACATTGATGAGGACCCATAGAACGCCCCATTTCTAGCCACACGGAATTGAGGAACACAGAAATCTCATACATTCCCCAACAAGTCGGAAACTAGCCCACTTTCGTTGGTCGGAACCGGAGCCGAAGAACCAACATGCACAACAACATTGTCTTTTTTGTTCCCATTACTTTTTTTTTCATTAGAGGCAGCAATAACCGGCTAGTAATAATAAACTTCCAACACCACCACCATTCCAGCAAAGAAATTGGAAAGCTCACAGAAAGCTAGCCACACGACTATCctacaaacaaaaaagaattatatgagaccaggtctcacgggttagcaggtgagacccatcctgatggatgacacgtgacatTCACAAATCATAAAGCACCTAATCTGCCTCATTTTCCCTGATCAAATACCTGGTGCCGAAGATCGCGACGACTTCTTTTCTAGCTGAGGTCGTGAGCACGTCGAGTTAGCCGTTGGACCCTGTCTGGCCGCGACACGGTGCCAAGGGTCGACTTGGCTGGCGCGGCGCCCCTCCGCGAAGAGGGGTGGCGGGCATGAAAATGGCAGCACGGCGACAGTCTGGTCTCACGCGTCGTTGCTTACAGGCCATCGACAGCGACCGCGCCGATGCCGCGCGGGATCTCGCGAGACTCGAACGTTACAGCCCGACACAGCCGTGGTTAACGGGCAGAATACGCGTCCCTCCTGCTATAAGTACCTACCAATCCCCTCGCCACCGGCACACACAAGCTCGCAGCTCCCTCACACAGCTTCTACTCGCCACCCCCTCCTGCTCTGCAGATCTTAGCCAAGGTCTTCCGCCGATCACCGCCTGCGCCAACCTCATGGCCCgcttcgccgtcgtcgccgccatcgtggCCCTCCTGGCCGTCACCGCCGCCGCGCAGGCCCCCGGAGCGGCGCCCAGGATGGCGCCTCTCCCCGCACCGCCGGCGAGGTCCCCGGCCACCGCGCCTGCGCCGGTCGCCACGCCGCCCACCGCCGCGTCGCCGTCCCCGCTGGCCTCTCCCCCGGCCCCGCCCACCGACGCCCCGACCGACGCTCCCTCCGCGATGCCCCCGTCCGCGGTCTCCGGCACACCCGAGGGCGCACCTGCCGCTGCCCCCAGCGGCACCCCCGCCAGCTCCGCCGTCTACACGTCCTCCGTCAGcttcgtcgccgtcgccggcgcgGTCGCCGCCGCCATCGTGTTCTAGACGGAGCGAGGCTCTGCTCTCCGTGCTCTGTTTTCGCGTTGTTTATACTGGAGAGATTCTTTCCATGATTCTTTGCTGGACCGACTGAGGAGAGGGATACATACCACCATGCGATGTAATCTTGTTACGGATGCATGAGATTATTATGAATACAAATTCGTTTATTCGTTACCTTACCAGACATGAACTTGGTCTAGTATTAATTCTCCCCTGCTAGGCTGCTACTTCGGTCCAACAAATTGCTTCCATCTGATCAGATGCGCCATTTTAGGGACGTATTCTGACCATTTTTCTTACGTGTTAGCTCTCCGTTCCCAGGAGACTCGTTCTAAAATTAGATGTTTTTTTTTCTTTATAAAAAAATACTCTTGTATAGCAAACCAGTGTATTAATATCAAAACGTACCAAATACACCCTACCTCCAGATTAATACAATTCGAAGAAGAGATAGTACATTAGACATTGAGCACAActtcccgcaaaaaaagaaaaagacatTGAGCACAACCAACCTACTAAAAGGTGACATGACCCCTAAAATCATATCAAAGCAATTAACATCATTCAATAGCAAAATGTCCACATTGACCAACATTGTTAGCAACTCCGGGCAACAAAACTTCAACCTCAACCGCAATCGTTGGTAACATACACGAGCGTCGTGTCATCGGATCCAACCACTCGCTAAATTATGGGGTTTTCATTTCGGTTATGGTGTATGTAGTATGAAGCTGATCACTAATGTCAGTGGAAAGTCAAAACACCTTTTGCATTGCAAACTTACAATTGATCATTTGAGTGTAACGATAACgcaaaaagaaaaggaagagtGTAACTATAACGCAAAATGGGAGTACCTAGAATGTGCTTTGATTGCCTGTTGGTGAAGCGGTGTTTTTAGAACTTTGCTCCTTACATGAAAATGACGTACCATGTAAACATGCTCACTGTTTCTTATTACGTAAGGGTAGTGTTCATGCCATTTTCGAGGGAAAAAATAACTGGTGGCAAATGTCGATTGATGCCACGGGCTCGTTAGGTCGGCACACTCTACTAGAAGAAaacaactcaaacaatatccatatTCCACATGTCCATGCTTGTGATTCAGGTTAATTGTCtcaccatctactccctccgtcccataatataaaaacattTTGACACTACCATATTGACTTATCGCGGCTAGTTCTCATTGTCCAGATTGATTGCCTTCTTGCAGAGTGTCATAATTATCAGGATGGACAAGCTTTCTCGCAATTTTTACTCATTGCCCATAGATACCATTCTGACGGCGTTGCGTAAGATGTTGATCATCACTCACAGAGAAGTCGGATAATATAGGATACATACATATATGATACCTCGCTAAGTGTCCTCGATAATAACAGACGGTACTTGTAAGGTTCAAATGCTGGAACTGGAAAAGGGAAACCAGAACTGAAATGCAAAACAAAGTGCACAAGCAAGGCCAATAATCATCACCAAATGAACCCAGTGCCAGAAATGAGAGGTGGATTGAGAAGAAAGGTGCGCCTTTTAGAAATAAAGTTTGATAGTCCATGAGGTTTTCCCATCTTGGAAGCACTGAGCAACTATAATCGGTTAACATAAATGGCTAACCTATTTAGGTTTTGCGCTAACGAGTCTTGCATTGTCTGCTCACCCCTTGATTTGTTGGTTGGCTTAGTCATAGTGGGGTAAtttaggtagtaacttagactactccctccatctaggtgtgtaagtcaccttacgaaaattaAAATTTTCCAAAACGTTTAGGCATTGTTCATTAATTTCTCATCTCGATTCCCTCCCAGCCTTGTTGGCCAGCCAGCTTTGCCTCCTATACCTCGTTATCTTCCAGTGAAAACCCCTCCTCCCTTTTTTTCTCAGGCAATGACCAATGCATGCAACATGTCTATGCGTTGATTAGGCGAGAAATCAATGCGGCTTTGCATGCTAGAAGTACGTGGGCATGCATGGTAGTTAATACGTCATCCTCTTAAGTATTGCGATTAAATGCTATGTTTAGAAGAAGGAAATCAACGTTTTGATTGGAAGAAGGACCGGTCCAAAATTTTCTTCTCCTCCAATTAGCTTgtacctaggtcgtgatgcaccttctaatgtgacttatacacctagacggagggagtacctacaaTGGGaataacataggtggtaacataaCAGATATTTagacaaaatagatgatgtggcaagtaattaatgaagaaagagagtgatgtggtaacatagctagttactagtagtatgagtaacatcacgcaTACCAAGACAAGATAAGTCTTTAacttaataaatgaagtgttgcatgacaccacacatatgttacgccccattgtggaggtagtaacatagactagtaacatatgcatgttactactctaagttactccctaCTGTGGCTAGTCTTAACACTTCCCAAGACAATTTCGCTTATGTGGTAAGTATTTAATAAGGAAAGacgtgcttgtggtaacataatatattACCGTAACACAACGCTTCCCgatgcaaaatgagtctatgagctAATAAATCAAGCAATCTACTCTATGTTACTTTACACTATGTTACTTTAACTtaaactagtgtcatatgcatgacactagtataaattactccccactatgaccagccttatcaaGTCAGAATTCTGCACTTGTGACTTGCCACTATTAAAACACACGCAATGCAGCAGCTAACCCGAAGTCTCCGTGGAAAAaaagtactactccctctgtttttttagtccgcatataaggtttggtcaaagtcaagctttgtagagtttgactaactttgtattgagacaagaaaacaatcacaatatgaaatcaatattatcagatgcaccatgaaacgtattttcatactatatggttttaatattgtagatgttcatattttttacataaatttggtcaaattttgtgtagtttgactttgaccaaattttatatgcggagtaaaagagTACTTGGAACTTGGACGAAATCTTAGCGCTAACGAGTCTTGCATTGCGTGCTTTTCCCCTTGGTTTGCTAGTCGGCTTACTCTTACCAAGTCAAAATTAATTCTACACTTGGATGAAATCTTGACGCGTTCAGGATCCACCACGTTCCTCCAAACTAGTCGTTAGACGACCTCGTGATTAGTGATCACCCCCGTAATCCCAGGACGCGGCGCCGCTGCGAGAAGGAATCAAAACCCTTTGCGGCGCCGCCCCGCGAAGACACCCCACCTGTCTCCCTGACAGACTGGTCTCTCTCACGCGTCGATGCCGTTGGCGACAGTGATACACGGGCCCGCGGCAGCCCGAGACCCGAACGTTACAGCTGTTGCCCACCTCAACCGACGTTTAGAAAAATCTCCTTCTCGTTCCCGCTATAAAACcgcgcctcctccctccatcccaaaTCACAACTCGCAGCTCACCACCGTCGTCTCCTCTGCTAAGCATTCGCTCGCCACCGCCCACCGTCTCCTCTCCGAATCTTCTCCGGCAAGTCTTTCACCGTCGACAACAACCAGATGGCTCGCTTCGCCGTGGTcgccgccctcctcgccctcctcgccgtcgccgccgccgcgcaggGCCCCATGCTGGCGCCCAGGACGGCCCCTCTTCCAGCGCCACCGGCGAGGTCCCCAGCCACCGCCCCTGCGCCGGTCGCCACCCCGCCCACCGCCGCGTCGCCGTCCCCGATGGCATCTCCCCCTGCCCCGACCACCGACGCTCCCTCCGCGATGACGCCGTCCGCGGTCTCTGCCACACCCGCTGGAGCCCCCGTCGGCGCCCCCACCGGCACCCCCGCGAGCTCCGCCGTGTACTCATCCGCCGCCAGCTTCGTCGCGGTCGCCGGAGCGGTGGCCGCCGCCATCGTGTTCTAGATGCAGCGACGACTCTTCTCGCTGCTGTCTATACAGTTTCATTGTTTCTGAGATTTTTTTGGTTATAGGCGGAGGAAATATTACACACGACATTGCGATGTAATCTTGTTACGAGATTATTATGAATATATAATTCCTTCATTTGTTACGTTATTTATATTCTCCTCTGGTGGATGTGTATTTCCCTTTTCAGCCGGGCTACAAATTCAGTTTCAGTATAACTCTTACAAGCTACTCTGTTCTAGCATGTTGTTCAAACGGCATTTTAGCTTGGGAAACACTTCCTATCAGAATTCTATCATGTGAGAAGTTCTTTTTGTGTGTGGCAAAGAACCACAAGATGGTACTCCACGTAGGACGATaaaagaaacgccgaagagctgaaCTACACAATGAGGGGTGAAAAAATCTCGGTTTATTACTCGTGGCACTAACTTTTTATTGAATATTTTTGCGAGAGAAAATTTTAAATTATTCATCAAATCATGTCAGTATAGAGAACAGTAGAGAAAATAAAAATTACAAGAGAGCCGGGCAAAACTTATTGTACTAGACAGTCTAAAAGTCATCATACTACGTCCCCAAAAGACCAGCGCACCAGACCAACAACCATCGCTGATGAAGAGTTATAGATCGAAAAGATCAAACATGTAACTACACGAATGAAGATGAACCAAATCCAAATAGATCCACCAAAAACCAGCACTGACCGAATCCCGTGAGATCTGACGAAGACACACCTTCACATATCCTTCTCCGACGCTATTCGCACCATCGGGACAAGGATAGGACGTGAGAGGCATTATTTCTACTGACGGATATCGCCACCGCCACTAACTTTTTATAACGATGATTGCCCCGCTTATCAGAAGGAAAGATCGTGTTATAAAATTTTAGTTTTGCGCAATCTACGTTGTatattctgttggggaacgttgcagaaaacaaaaaaatttcctacgtttcaccaagatcaatctatggagtcaactagcaatgagaggagagtgcatctacatacccttgtagatcgcgagcggaagcgttcaagagaac is drawn from Triticum dicoccoides isolate Atlit2015 ecotype Zavitan chromosome 4A, WEW_v2.0, whole genome shotgun sequence and contains these coding sequences:
- the LOC119289560 gene encoding classical arabinogalactan protein 10-like; the encoded protein is MARFAVVAAIVALLAVTAAAQAPGAAPRMAPLPAPPARSPATAPAPVATPPTAASPSPLASPPAPPTDAPTDAPSAMPPSAVSGTPEGAPAAAPSGTPASSAVYTSSVSFVAVAGAVAAAIVF
- the LOC119289561 gene encoding arabinogalactan protein 1-like: MARFAVVAALLALLAVAAAAQGPMLAPRTAPLPAPPARSPATAPAPVATPPTAASPSPMASPPAPTTDAPSAMTPSAVSATPAGAPVGAPTGTPASSAVYSSAASFVAVAGAVAAAIVF